DNA from Spirochaetota bacterium:
GAGGAGCAGCGCCTCCTCATGACCTACGAGGACATCCGCTCCCACCTGCTGCGGTTTGAAAAGCTGACGAACAGCGTCTCTGAACTGGTGGAGGAGATTAAGCCGGATGTCGAGGAGCTTTACGAGCTTACAGCCGGGCCCGAGGAGATCGGAACCATATGGGATATGGACCAGATGGACAAAAAGGATTACGAAGAACTGCGGAAGATGCAGCATATCCTCCCGGAGGAGATATTCACCATCAAGGAGCTCCAGCGGGATATTCTCTGCACCACCAATACGATAAAGACCGTTAAGAATTTCGTCGACGTCCGGAGCAAGGTCGTTCGTGATACTCCATCGCTCGTGCCGAATCCCGGCCATATCACTTCTCTCTTCGGCTGGCGCCGGTCGCCCTTCGGCCACGGACGGGACTTCCATTCAGGCATTGATATCGCCGCGCCGCCGGGCACCGAAATACGCGCCACGGCCCCGGGTAAAGTTACATCGGCGGGGTGGAGCGGCGGATACGGCTGGATGATCCGCGTCCAGCATAAGTATGGATTCGAATCGGTCTATGCCCACTGCCAGCGGGTCGCCGTGAACGGAGACCAGAACGTCAAGAAGGGCGAAGTCATCGGCTACGTGGGGCAGACGGGGAACGCCACCGGCAATCA
Protein-coding regions in this window:
- a CDS encoding M23 family metallopeptidase gives rise to the protein MKVKIKQYHGKFRLKFFEKYYLLRKKFLKFWDSFVEKGHEKMTVMFIPHNERKIFNFQISKFTISFFFLLFLVVLVTSSYAVIRHAAVKREEQRLLMTYEDIRSHLLRFEKLTNSVSELVEEIKPDVEELYELTAGPEEIGTIWDMDQMDKKDYEELRKMQHILPEEIFTIKELQRDILCTTNTIKTVKNFVDVRSKVVRDTPSLVPNPGHITSLFGWRRSPFGHGRDFHSGIDIAAPPGTEIRATAPGKVTSAGWSGGYGWMIRVQHKYGFESVYAHCQRVAVNGDQNVKKGEVIGYVGQTGNATGNHCHYEIRLGNIPINPYPYMSRIW